From the genome of Latilactobacillus curvatus JCM 1096 = DSM 20019:
GTCGGCACCGATTAAATAAGTTTCACCGATTTTGCCTTTGGTTAAAATTGCCCAAACGGCACTTGAATGATCATTCGTATGAATCCAATCACGCACATTTTGACCTGAACCGTAAAGTTTTGGTCGAATCCCACTTAAAATATTGGTAATTTGACGGGGAATGAATTTTTCAATGTGTTGATAAGGACCGTAGTTATTTGAACAGTTTGAAATGGTTGCTTGTAAGCCGAATGAACGGACCCAAGCTCGGACTAACAAGTCTGAGCTCGCCTTTGATGATGAATAAGGGCTACTTGGGTTATAACGCGTTTCAGGCGTGAATTTTTCACCAACGCCTTCGCCGTGTCCTGGTAAGTCTTCACGCAATGGTAAATCACCGTATACTTCATCGGTTGAAACGTGATGATAACGCACATTATACTTCCGACAAGCTTCGATCAACGTATATGAACCGATAATGTTCGTTTGAATAAAAGGTGAAGGATCCTTTAGAGAGTTATCATTGTGACTTTCGGCAGCATAGTGTACCACTGCGTCTGTCTTTTGAACTAACTTATCGACTAATTCAGCGTCACAGATATCGCCAACAACTAATTCCACACGGTCTGCGGGTAAACCGGCCAAGTTCGCACGGTTCCCAGCGTAAGTTAATTTATCTAAAACCGTCACGTGAACTTCTGGGTGGTTATTGACCACATAGTGCACGAAGTTAGAACCGATAAAGCCGGCCCCACCAGTAACAATAATATTTTTCATAGTGTGTTGATCTCCTTAAATTTCACCGTAAACAAACGGATTATCTTTTTCAAATTCAGTAAAGGTTGGTTGGTTGGCATCTTTTTCAGACGTAATGGCTTGATCAAAATCGATTGGCCAATCAATATTTAATTCTGGCGACTTGAATGAAATGCCGCCGTCGGCTTCTGCATCGTAGTAGCCATCACATTTATACAAGAAGTTAACGTTATCCGTCAAAGTGACAAAGCCATGGGCGAAGCCCTTTGGAACAAGTAATTGACGGTGATTGCTGGCAGAAAGGATGTACCCTTCCCATTGTTTGTAAGTTGGTGAACCTGCACGAACGTCAACGATGACATCTAAGACAGCCCCAGTCACTACGCGAATTAATTTCGTTTGCGCAGCTTTGCCACGTTGGAAATGTAAACCTCGTAAAACGCCTGCTTGCGTTGAAAGTGAGTGATTATCTTGAATGAAATCAACATCAATGCCCGCTTCTTTAAAATCGCGTTCTGAATAAGATTCTGTGAAGAATCCACGATGATCGCCAAAGACAGCTGGTTCAATAATTTTAACGTCTTGTAATTTAGTTGTTGTGACTTTTAACTTACCCATGATTGCCTACCCCTAATCTTCTTTTACTAATCGCAATAAATATTGACCGTAGTCGTTTTTCTTGAGTGGTTGCGCTAATTCAATGACTTTTGCCTTATCGATGTAATGCATGCGGTAAGCAATTTCTTCTAAACACGCCACCTTCAAGTTTTGCCGCTTTTGAACGGTCGCAATGAAACTACTTGCTTCTTGTAATGAATCGTGAGTCCCAGTATCTAACCAAGCAAACCCACGGCCCATTAATTCAACATCTAGCTGGCCTTTTTCAAGATACGCTTTGTTGATGTCTGTAATTTCTAGTTCGCCACGTGGTGAAGGTTTAATATTCTTCGCAATGTCGACAACTTGGTTGTCGTAGAAGTATAACCCCGTCACCGCATAGTTACTTGCCGGATGTTCTGGCTTTTCAACGATTGATTTAGCATGCATATTTTCATCAAAATCAACAACGCCAAAGCGTTCTGGATCATTCACATGATAACCAAAAACGGTTGCGCCTGATTCTTTTTGAGCTGTTCTTTGAAGCATTTCTGACAAATTATCACCATAATAGATGTTGTCGCCCAAGATTAAGCATACTGAATCATCGCCGATGAAATCCGCCCCAATCACGAAAGCTTCTGCCAAACCATTGGGTTGTTCTTGAACGGCGTATTCAATATTTAACCCTAAGTCATTGCCGTTGCCAAATAACTCTTTAAA
Proteins encoded in this window:
- the rfbB gene encoding dTDP-glucose 4,6-dehydratase, which translates into the protein MKNIIVTGGAGFIGSNFVHYVVNNHPEVHVTVLDKLTYAGNRANLAGLPADRVELVVGDICDAELVDKLVQKTDAVVHYAAESHNDNSLKDPSPFIQTNIIGSYTLIEACRKYNVRYHHVSTDEVYGDLPLREDLPGHGEGVGEKFTPETRYNPSSPYSSSKASSDLLVRAWVRSFGLQATISNCSNNYGPYQHIEKFIPRQITNILSGIRPKLYGSGQNVRDWIHTNDHSSAVWAILTKGKIGETYLIGADGEQNNKDVLELILELMGQPKDAYDQVKDRPGHDLRYAIDSTKLREELGWQPEFTDFKSGLQHTIDWYRKHEDWWQAEKSAVEANYAKNGQ
- the rfbC gene encoding dTDP-4-dehydrorhamnose 3,5-epimerase, which produces MGKLKVTTTKLQDVKIIEPAVFGDHRGFFTESYSERDFKEAGIDVDFIQDNHSLSTQAGVLRGLHFQRGKAAQTKLIRVVTGAVLDVIVDVRAGSPTYKQWEGYILSASNHRQLLVPKGFAHGFVTLTDNVNFLYKCDGYYDAEADGGISFKSPELNIDWPIDFDQAITSEKDANQPTFTEFEKDNPFVYGEI
- the rfbA gene encoding glucose-1-phosphate thymidylyltransferase RfbA, which gives rise to MKGIILAGGSGTRLYPITRALSKQLIPIYDKPMIYYPMSVLMLAGIQEIMIISTPTDTPRFKELFGNGNDLGLNIEYAVQEQPNGLAEAFVIGADFIGDDSVCLILGDNIYYGDNLSEMLQRTAQKESGATVFGYHVNDPERFGVVDFDENMHAKSIVEKPEHPASNYAVTGLYFYDNQVVDIAKNIKPSPRGELEITDINKAYLEKGQLDVELMGRGFAWLDTGTHDSLQEASSFIATVQKRQNLKVACLEEIAYRMHYIDKAKVIELAQPLKKNDYGQYLLRLVKED